The Microbacterium sp. LWO12-1.2 genome includes a window with the following:
- a CDS encoding TIGR00730 family Rossman fold protein, whose amino-acid sequence MTDQPLPEALSAEINAALDEAGVDSDRRLVMRMLRTAILLGEDGADRLDLKIASAALAEMRDAFRLFAPFRGVPKVTVFGSARTRQDDPLYLQARDVAEVLAEDGWMVVTGAGPGIMQAAAEGAGPERSLGVSIRLPFEEKANGLVAGQDHVVAMKYFFTRKLMLIKESRGFICLPGGFGTLDEMFELLTLQQTGKAEPMPIVLLDEPGGTFWHGLRRFIDQELAPAGVISDGDFDRVVITDSVEAARDEITGFWWNYDSLRWIGDELVLRLRVAPTDAEIDDLNERFASMVASGRIQRAEPRQPEIADADVIELPRLALNLEQRQVGNLFRLIGAINQLPSAAPAR is encoded by the coding sequence ATGACTGACCAACCGCTTCCCGAAGCTCTCAGCGCCGAGATCAACGCCGCCCTCGATGAGGCGGGAGTCGACTCCGACCGCAGACTCGTGATGCGGATGCTGCGCACGGCGATCCTGCTGGGGGAGGACGGGGCGGATCGCCTCGACCTGAAGATCGCCTCGGCAGCTCTCGCCGAGATGCGGGACGCGTTCCGCCTGTTCGCACCGTTCCGGGGCGTGCCCAAGGTGACCGTCTTCGGATCGGCGCGCACGCGCCAGGACGATCCGCTGTACCTGCAGGCGCGCGACGTCGCCGAGGTCCTGGCCGAAGACGGTTGGATGGTGGTCACGGGCGCAGGCCCTGGAATCATGCAGGCCGCGGCGGAGGGCGCCGGGCCTGAGCGCTCGCTCGGCGTCTCGATCCGACTCCCGTTCGAGGAGAAGGCGAACGGTCTGGTCGCCGGCCAGGACCACGTCGTGGCGATGAAGTACTTCTTCACCCGCAAGCTGATGCTCATCAAGGAGTCGCGCGGCTTCATCTGCCTGCCCGGCGGGTTCGGCACGCTCGACGAGATGTTCGAGCTGCTGACTCTGCAACAGACCGGGAAGGCCGAACCGATGCCCATCGTGCTGCTCGATGAGCCCGGTGGCACCTTCTGGCACGGGCTGCGTCGTTTCATCGACCAGGAGCTCGCCCCGGCGGGCGTCATCTCCGACGGCGACTTCGATCGCGTCGTGATCACCGATTCCGTCGAGGCCGCGCGCGACGAGATCACCGGCTTCTGGTGGAACTACGACTCCCTGCGGTGGATCGGCGACGAGCTGGTCCTGCGGCTGCGCGTCGCGCCGACCGATGCCGAGATCGACGACCTCAACGAACGGTTCGCGTCGATGGTCGCATCCGGGCGGATTCAGCGGGCCGAGCCTCGACAGCCCGAGATCGCGGATGCCGACGTGATCGAGCTTCCGCGTCTGGCTCTCAATCTCGAGCAGCGCCAGGTAGGGAACCTGTTCCGGCTGATCGGAGCGATCAACCAGCTGCCGTCTGCTGCTCCTGCGCGGTGA